From Cricetulus griseus strain 17A/GY chromosome 1 unlocalized genomic scaffold, alternate assembly CriGri-PICRH-1.0 chr1_0, whole genome shotgun sequence, a single genomic window includes:
- the Gpr87 gene encoding G-protein coupled receptor 87, with amino-acid sequence MGLNLTLARLPSNELYSQASHSANSTSVGRWKNSTHHNEFDTIILPVLYLVIFVASILLNGLAVWIFFHIRNKTSFIFYLKNIVVADLIMTMTFPFRIVRDSGFGPWYIEFILCRYTSVLFYANMYTSIVFLGLISVDRYLKVVKPFGDSRMYSITFTKVLSICVWVVMAVLSLPNIILTNGQPTKENIHDCMKLKNPLGAKWHMAVTYVDSCLFVAVLVILIGCYIAISRYIHKSSRQFISQSSRKRKHNQSIRVVVAVFFTCFLPYHLCRIPFTFSHLDRLLDESAHKILYYCKEMTLFLSACNVCLDPIIYFFMCRSFSRRLFKKSNIRTRSESIRSLQSVRRSEVRIYYDYTDV; translated from the exons ATGGGGCTCAACCTGACACTTGCAAGATTACCAA GTAATGAGCTGTACAGCCAAGCCAGTCACTCTGCAAACAGCACAAGCGTGGGGCGTTGGAAGAATTCCACCCATCACAATGAATTTGATACCATCATCCTACCAGTGCTTTACCTAGTTATATTTGTGGCAAGCATCCTGCTGAATGGTCTGGCTGTGTGGATCTTTTTCCACATTAGGAATAAAACCAGCTTCATATTTTATCTAAAAAACATAGTGGTAGCTGACCTCATAATGACAATGACATTCCCATTCCGAATAGTCCGTGATTCGGGATTTGGACCTTGGTACATCGAGTTTATCCTCTGCAGATACACCTCAGTTTTGTTCtatgcaaacatgtacacatcCATCGTGTTCCTTGGGCTGATCAGTGTCGATCGCTATCTAAAGGTGGTAAAGCCTTTTGGTGACTCTCGAATGTACAGCATAACCTTTACCAAGGTTTTATCAATTTGTGTTTGGGTGGTCATGGCTGTTCTGTCCTTGCCAAATATCATACTAACGAATGGTCAACCAACTAAGGAAAATATTCATGACTGCATGAAACTCAAAAATCCTTTGGGAGCCAAGTGGCATATGGCTGTCACCTATGTGGACAGCTGTTTGTTTGTGGCTGTGCTGGTGATTCTGATTGGATGCTACATAGCAATATCCAGGtacatccacaaatccagcaggCAATTCATAAGTCAGTCAAGCCGAAAGCGAAAGCATAACCAGAGCATCCGGGTGGTCGTGGCTGTGTTTTTTACCTGCTTCCTCCCATATCACTTGTGCAGAATTCCCTTTACTTTTAGCCACTTAGACAGGCTTTTAGATGAATCGGCACACAAGATTCTCTACTACTGCAAAGAAATGACGCTTTTCTTGTCTGCGTGCAATGTGTGCCTGGATCCAATAATTTACTTTTTCATGTGTAGGTCATTTTCAAGAAGGTTGTTCAAGAAATCAAACATAAGAACGAGGAgtgagagcatcagatccctgcAAAGCGTTCGGAGATCAGAAGTGCGCATTTATTACGACTACACGGATGTATAG